The window CCTTCGGTGTCGTGCGACGCGCGGTAGAAGCGCTCGAACACGCGGGGCCGCACCGCTTCGGGAATGCCCGGGCCGTCGTCCTCCACCGTGAGCTCGATGGCGCCGCGCACGCGCCGCACGCCCAGGGTGACGCGGCCCCCCTCGGGTGTGTAGCGCAGCGCGTTGTCGAGCAGGTTGGCGACCAGTGCGTCGAGCAGGGCCGGCTGCGCCTGCACCGTGGCTGGCGTGGCATCGGCCGCGATGTCCAGGCCCAGGTCGATGTGGCGGCGGTCGGCCAGCGCGGCGAGTTGCTCCACGCAGCGCAACGCCACGGCCGCCAGGTCCACCGCCTCCAGGCCGGTGTGGGCGTCGCTGTGCTCGGCCTGCGCGAGCAGCAGCAGCTTGTTGGTCACGTCGACCAGGCGGCGGTTGCTGGTCTGCATGTCCAGCCACATCGCGTCCATGTCGGCGCGCCGGGTCGCCCAGTCGCCGCGGTGCTGCCGCGTGTAGCGCGCGTATTCGATCTGCGAGGCCTGCAGCGCCAGCGGCGTGCGCAACTGGTGCGCTGCGTCGGCGATGAAGCGGCGCTGGGCTTCCGAATGCGCCTTGATCTGCTGTGCGAAGCGGTTCACGGTGTCGGCGATGGGCCGCAGCTCGGTGTGCAGGCCGCGCGCGTCCAGCGCCAGGTCCAGATGCAGCGGATCGTGCCCGGCCAGTTGCCGGCTCAGCCGCACCACCGGGCGCAACTCGAGCGTGAGGGCCAGCGTGGTCAGCGCCACGGCCAGCAGCAGCGCGATCAGCAGGTATTCCATGGTCGGCCACCACAGGCTGCGCAGCATGTGGTCGCGGCTGCCGGTGGTCTTGCCGACGGCGATGGTGATCTCGCGCGCGCCGGCCACGTCGTACATCGAGCGTGTGGTCAGCACCGCGCGCAGCGGCAGGCCGTCGAACACGGTGTCGAACCACTGGGCGCGGTCGGTGCCCTGCGGCCGGCGTTCCCTGGGCAGCGGGAAGCCGGGCGAGCCGGCCAGCACGTCGCCGGCGGCGTCGGTCACGCTGAGGAAGACGCGGTCGCGCTCGGGCGAGGTGAACAGGCTCAGCGCCGACGGCGGCACGCTGGCCTGCACGTTGTCGCCTTCCCAGATCAGCCGGTCGGACAGGACCTTGGCCGAGGACAGCAGGTCGTGGTCCTGCACGTAGTCGGCCACCGCCGCAGCGTTGCGCCAGCTGAGGTAGCCGCAGATGGCAACGAACACCGAAAGCGGCAACAGCAGCCACAGGGCAAGCCTCAAGCGAAGACTGGAGGCCATGCCGCCTCTCGCGGGCGGTGCTGTGCTCATTCCTCGCGGGTGCGCAGCAGGTATCCCACGCCGCGCAGCGTGATGATGGTGGCCTGGCTCGCTTCGAGCTTCTTGCGCAGCCGGTGCAAATAGATGTCCACCGCATCGGCGCTGGCCTCTTCGTCGAGGCCGAACACGCTGTCGATCAGCACCTGCTTCGAGACCGTGCTGCCGGCCTTGAGGATCAGCGTCTCCAGCAGCGTGCGCTCGCGCGGCGGCAGCGGCAATTGCACGCCGGCCAGCGTGAACTGGCGCGTGCGCAGGTCGTAGCGCAGGTCGCCGCAGGCGAGATCGTTGGCCTTGCCCGGCATCTGCCGGCGCACCAGGGCCTTGATGCGCGCCACCAGCTCGCGCGCCTCGAAGGGCTTCACCAGGTAGTCGTCGGCGCCGATCTCCAGGCACAGCACCTTCTGGTCGAGCGAGGCCGAAGCGGTGAGGATGATCACCGGCACCGTGTCGCCGCGTTCGCGCAGCCGGCGCAGCACGCCCTTGCCGGAGAGCTGCGGCAGGTTCAGGTCGAGCAGCACCACGTCGTAGCCGGCCTGCTGCAGCAGACGGTCGGCTGCATCGCCGTCTTCCACGTGGTCGACCACGAAGTCCTGCTCGCGCAGCAGGCTGGCCAGCCAGTGGGCGAGTTCGGGGTTGTCTTCGATGAGCAGGAGTTTCATGGTGTGCGGCGTCGGACGATTCTAAGGATCAGGGTTTACCTCTAGAAATGTTGCACTGCAGCGAAAGCTGGCCGAAGGATGCCGATTTCTAAACTGCCTTCAACCCGCCGCATCCTGCGCACGGGTCATCTTCACCCGTCAGGAGACTTCATGTTCGCTTCACGCCGCACCCTGCTGGCCGCCGCCCTGTCCACCGCTTTTGCCGTGGCCGCACCGCTGGCGCAGGCCGCCGACGCCCCGATCACCATCATGGTCGGCGGCATCAACAAGATCATCTACCTGCCAGCCAAGCTCACGGAGGCGCTGGGTTACTTCAAGGACGAAGGCCTGAACGTCGAACTGCAGTCGCAGCCCGCGGGCGTGGACGCCGAGAACCAGCTCATCGCCGGCGCCGTGCAGGGCGTGGTGGGCTTCTACGACCACACCATCGACCTGCAGAGCAAGGGCAAGGAGATCGAAGCCATCGCCGTGTTCTGCAAGGTGCCGGGCGAGGTGGAACTGGTCTCCACCAAGGCCTCGGCCACCTTCAAGAGCATGGCCAACGCCAAGGGCATGACGCTGGGCGTGACCGGCCTGGGCTCGTCCACCGAATTCCTCACGCGTTACCTGGCCGACCGCGCCGGCATCGCCTCCAAGGACTATTCGCTGCTGCCCGTGGGCGCCGGCAACACCTTCGTCGCGGCCATGAAGCAGGACCGCATCCAGGGCGGCATGACCACCGAGCCCACCGTGTCGCAGATGCTCAAGACCGGCGACGCCAAGGTGCTGGTCGACCTGCGCACCGAATCCGGCACGCAGGCGGCCATCGGCGGCCTGTACCCGGCGGCCAGCCTCTACGTGCAGAACGAATGGGCCAACGCGCACAAGGAGCAGGCCGCCAAGCTGGCCCACGCCTTCGCGCGCACCATGGCCTACATCCAGACGCACAGTGCCGAGCAGATCACCGAACTCGTGCCGCGCGACTACTACGGCAGCGACAAGGCGCTGTATGTGGAGGCGCTGAAGGCCTCGCTGCCGATGTTCACCGCCGACGGCAAGATGCCCGCCGGCGGCCCGGAAACCGTGCTCAAGGTGCTGGCCGCCTACAAGCCGCAGGTCAAGAGCAAGAACATCGACCTGAGCAAGACCTACACCAACGCTTTCCTGACGGCCAAGCCATGAAAAACGATCTGCCCGCCGGCGCCGGGGAAGCCGCCGATGCCCTGGCCACGCCGGCCATCGAATTCCAGGATGTCTCGCTGCGCTTCATCTCGCAGGACGGCCAGGCCACCGTGGCGCTGCGCAACTTCAGCATGGCGGTGGCGCGCGGCGAGTTCGTCGCCATTGTCGGCCCCACGGGCTGCGGCAAGTCGACCACGCTGAACATGATCACCGGCCTGCTCAAGCCGACGGTGGGCACCGTCAAGGTGATGGGTAAGCCCGTGACCGGCATCGACCCGCGCATCGGCTTCGTGTTCCAGGCCGACGCCGTGTTCCCCTGGCGCAACGTGGAAGACAACGTGGCCGCCGGCCCGCTGTTCCGCGGCAAGCCCAAGAAGGAAGCCATGGCCATGGCGCAGGACTGGATCGACCGCGTGGGCCTGGGCAAGTTCGGCAAGCACTACCCGCACCAGCTCTCGGGCGGCATGCGCAAGCGCGTCGGGCTGGCGCAGACCTTCATCAACCAGCCCGAGATCCTGCTGATGGACGAGCCCTTCTCGGCGCTCGACATGCAGACCCGCACCATCATGCAGGACGAGTTGCTGCAGCTCTGGGGTGGGACGGGCGGCTCGGTGGTGTTCATCACCCACGACCTGGAAGAAGCCATCGCCCTGGCCGACCGGGTGTTCGTGCTGTCGGCCAGGCCCGGCACGCTGAAACGCGTGTACGAGATCGACATGCCGCGCCCGCGCGTGATGTCGGAAGTGCGCTACGAGCCGCGCTTTGTCGAGCTCTCGAAGCACATCTGGGACGACCTGAAAAACTGAGCATCTTGCCATTTCTCCCTACCCGTTCGCCCTGAGCCTGTCGAAGGGCCTGAAGTGAGTCCTTCGACAAGCTCAGGACGAACGGAGGGGATTTGGCACCTCATAGAAAGAATCGCATGACTGCTACCACCACCATCCCTCTCAACGCCGCCTTGCCCGCCTCGCTCAGCGACGAAGCCCTGGCCCGCGAATCCGAAATCGCGCAGGCCGCCATCCGCCGCCGCCGCCACATGATCATCGCGCTGCGCCTCGTCGTGCTGGTGGTCGTGCTCGGCGGCTGGGAGCTGGCCGCGCGCTACAAGGTCATCGACCCGTTCTTCTATTCCATGCCGTCGATGATCTGGGCGCAGATCGTCGAATGGGTGCAGGACGGCACCTCGCAGGGTCCGCTGTGGCAGCAGGTGCTGGTGACGCTGGAGGAGACCGTGCTCGGCTTCCTGATCGGCTCCATCGCCGGTGTGATCTGCGGCATCCTGCTGGGGCGCAACAAGCTGCTGTCGGACGTGTTCAGCCTCTACATCCAGATCGCCAACTCGATCCCGCGCGTGGTGCTGGGTTCGGTGTTCGTCATCGCGCTCGGCCTGGGCATGGCCTCCAAGGTCGCGCTGGCCGTGGTGATGGTGTTCTTCGTGGTGTTCGGCAATGCTTTCCAGGGGGTGCGCGAGGCCGACAAATACATGATCGCCAACGCGCAGATCCTCGGCGCCTCGCCCCGCCAGCTGACCACCGCAGTGGTGATCCCGTCCGCCATGTCGTGGATCCTGGCCAGCCTGCATGTGAGCTTCGGCTTTGCCCTGGTCGGCGCGGTGGTGGGCGAGTTCCTCGGCGCGAAGGAAGGCATCGGCCTCTTGATCGCCACGGCCCAGGGCGCGTTCAACGCCAGTGGCGTGTTCGCCGCGATGATCGTGCTGGCCGTGGTGGCGCTGGCCGCGGACTACCTGCTGAGCCGGGTGGAGAAGCGCCTGCTGAAATGGCGGCCGGCAGCGTTCTGATACCACGCCGTTCGCCCTGAGCCCGTCGAAGGGCCTCGTTCGGCGCGCCGCGGCACAGGTACGATACGGCGGTCAGCGGCCCTTCGCATCAGCCATGTCCAACCCTTCTCCGCATCCCACGGTCCGTCGCCTGACCATGGTCACCGAGCCTCAGCTGCAGTCCCTCGCCGAGCTGCTGATCGACGCCGTCGAAGGCGGGGCCTCGGTGAGCTTCATGCGGCCGCTGTCGATGGCCAAGGCCGTGGCCTTCTGGCGCGGTGTCGCCGAAGACGCCGCCAACGGAGCGCGCGCGCTGCTGGTGGCCGAGGACGCGTGCGGTGCCATCGTCGGCACCGTGCACCTGGTGCTGGCCCAACCCGAGAACCAGCCGCACCGCGCCGACCTGTCGAAGATGCTGGTGCACCGCCGCGCCCGCCGCCACGGCCTGGGCGAGCGGCTGATGAAGGCCGCCGAAAGCCTCGCCCTCGAATGCGGCAAGACCCTGCTGGTGCTCGACACCGCCAGCGACGACGCCGAGCGGTTGTACCAGCGCAGCGGCTGGCAGCGCTGCGGCACCATTCCGGGCTATGCGTTGTGGCCGGAAGGTGGTTTGTGCGACACGGTGCTCTATTACCGCGTGTTGGTCTGAGCTACCGCGACCGCTCCGGTCCCGGTCTCCGCACCCGTCTTCATCCCCGCGTCCCAACCCCCGCCGAGCGCGCGGATCAACACCACCGTCGACTGGTACTGCGCCGACCGCACGCCCAGCGCCTGGCGCCGGTTGCGCAGCTCGCTCCTGCGCGCGTCCAGCAGATCGAGCTGGCTGATGTAGCCGTTGCGGTAGCGGGCGTCCGAGAGCCGGGTGGCACGGGTGGCCGATTCGACGGCCTGGTCCTGCGCCTGGGTCTGCTGGGCCAGCAGGCGCAGCGAGGCGAGCTGGTCTTCGACTTCCTGGAACGCGGTGAGCACCTGGCCGCGGTAGGCGGCGGTGGCGCCATCGAGCTGCGCGCTGGCCGACTGCACGCCGGCCTCGCGCCGGCCGCCGTCGAGGATGGGCAGCGACAGCAGCGCACCGATGCCCCAGGCACGGGCCGACCACTTGAACACGTCGCCGATGTCGGGCGAGGCGAAGCCGCCGGCCGCGGTGAGGGACACGCTCGGGAACCATGCGGCCTGGGCCACGCCGACGCGGGCCTGCGCGGCCAGCAGGCTGCTCTGCGCGGCGGCCACGTCGGGGCGGCGCGTGAGCACCGTGGCCGGCACTCCGGCCGGGATGGTCGGCAGCGTGGCGCGCCATTCGGCGTTGTCCAGGTTGTCCAGGCTGAACTGCGAGGCCGAATCGCCGACCAGCACGGCGAGCGCGTGTTCCAGCGTGGCACGTTGTCGGTCGAGCGCCAGCGCGTCGGATTCGGTGGACGCGACCTCGGTGGTGACCCGCGCCACGTCGAACTCGGCCACGTCGCCCGCGTTGAAGCGGCGCTGGGTGAGGTTCAGCGTGTCACGGTAGGCGGCCACGGTTTCACGCACCAGCGCGCGTTCGGCGTCGGTGGCGCGTAGCGCGAGATAGGTCTGCGCCACATTGGCCTGCACCAGCAGGCGCGTGCTTTGCAGCAGCGCGGCGCTGGCTTGTGCGTCGAGGCTTGCGGCGTCGGTGGCCTTGGCGAGACGGCCGAACAGGTCGACTTCATACGACAGTTGCGCTTCGGCCGTGAACAGCTTGGCCGGCGTGCTGCCATTGGTGGTGTTGGCGCCAGCCTGGCGCTGTGCGCCAGCACCGAGGCCGAGCTGCACCGAACGATCGGCCTCGCTGTTCTTCACCAGCGCCTGGGCCTGGCGCAGGCGTGATGCGGCTTCGGCGATGCTGGTGTTTTGCTGGCTGGCGCGCTCGATCAGGGCGTCAAGCGTGGGATCGTTGAACACGCGCCACCAGGTGCCGCGGTCGCGGGCTTCGGCGGGTGCTGACTGCACCCATTGCGCCGGGTTCGTCGCGGGGTTTTCCTTGAAGGCGGCGGGCGCGGCGGCGATGGCCACCGGATCGACGGCGGGGGCCGTGGCGCAGCCGGCCAGCACCAGAGCGGCGAGCAACGGCGCGAGCGCGGGGCGGTAGATTTTCGAGAAGAGATGCATTTTGGTTCTCCGGAAGCGGTTGTTGTCTGAGCCGTGGGTTGCGGGCCCCATCTCCGTTCGCCCTGAGCCTGTCGAAGGGCCTGCGCGCGAGGGGCGAGGCGGCTTCGACGGGCTCAGCCCGAACGGTTGTGGTTGGTTGGCATGGCCCTTCGACCGGCTCAGGGCGAACGGGGGATTCGATGGGCTGGCTCTATTCCAGCGCCTTCAGCGGTGCCGCGGGCAGCGGGTGGGTCGAACCACCGCCGCCGCCGTGCACGACTGGATGCGCCGACACAAAAGCCTCTTCGGTGTGCGGCTCGGTGCCGTGCAGCTTCAGCGCACGGTTGCCCGCCAGGCGGCGCATCAGCACGTAGAACACCGGTGTCAGGAACAGGCCGAAGGCCGTCACGCCGATCATCCCGGCGAACACCGCCACACCCATGGCCGAGCGCATCTCCGCGCCGGCGCCGGTGGACAGCACCAGGGGCAGCACCCCCATGATGAAGGCCAGCGAGGTCATCAGGATCGGGCGCAAACGCAGCCGGCTGGCCTCGATGGCCGCCTGGATCGGCGTGCGACCTGCGAACTCGAGCTCGCGGGCGAATTCCACGATCAGGATCGCGTTCTTCGCACTCAGCCCGACCAGCACGATGAGCCCGATCTGCGTGAACACGTTGTTGTCCCCGCCGTGGAGCCACACACCGGTCATCGCCGCCAGGATGCCCATCGGCACGATCAGGATGATGGCCAGCGGCAGCGTCAGGCTTTCATACTGCGCGGCCAGCACCAGGAACACCAGCAGGATCGCCAGCGGGAACACCAGGAACGCGGAATTGCCGGCCAGGATTTCCTGGTAGGTGAGTTCGGTCCACTCGTAGCTCATGCCCTTGGGCAGCGTCTCGGCCGCGATGCGGTTGATCGCGTCCTGGGCCTGGCCCGAGGAGAAACCCGGCGCCGGGCCACCATTGATGTCGGCGGCGAGGTAGCCGTTGTAGCGCATGGCGCGTTCCGGGCCGAAGCTGGCGTTGACCTTCATCAGCGCCGACAGCGGCACCATCTCGCCCGAGCTCGAGCGCACCTTGAGCAGGCCCACGTCTTCGGCGCGGGCGCGGTAGGGCGCGTCGGCTTGCACACGCACGCTGTAGGTCCGGCCGAACTTGTTGAAGTCGTTGGCGTACAGGCTGCCGAGGTAGATCTGCATGGTGTCGAAGATGTCGGTCACCGGCACGCCGAGCTGGCGCGCCTTGGTGCGGTCGATGTCGGCGTACAGCTGCGGCACGTTGACCTGCCAGCTGGTGAACATGCCGGCCAGCTCGGGCGTCTGGTAGGCCTTGGCCATGAAGGCTTTCACGGCCTTGTCCATCTCGTCGTAGCCCAGGCCGCCGCGGTCTTCGAGTTGCAGCTTGAAGCCGCCGGTCGTGCCCAGGCCGGCCACGGGTGGCGGCGGGAACATCACGATGAAGGCGTCCTGGATGCTGCCGAAGGCCTGGTTCAACTGGCCGGCCACGGCGCCGCCGCTCTGGTCGGCGCGCTTGCGCTCGGCGAAGGGCTTGAGCGTGGCGAACACGATGCCCGAGTTCGAACTGTTGGTGAAGCCGTTGATCGACAGGCCGGGGAAGGCGATGGCGTCTTCCACGTTCGGGTTCTTCTTGACGATGTCGCCCATGCGCTTGATCACGTCCTCGGTGCGGTCCAGCGTGGCGCCGTCGGGTAACTGCGCAAAGCCGATCAGGTATTGCTTGTCCTGCGCCGGCACGAAGCCGCTGGGCACGGCCTTGAACAGGCCGAAGGTCACGCCGATCAGCGCAAGGTAGATCACCATCATCAGCGCCTTGCGGCCGATGACGCGTTTCACGCCGCCGCTGTAGGCTTCGGAGCCGCGGCTGAACAGCTTGTTGAAGCCGCGGAACAGCCAGCCCAGCGTCTTGTCCATGAAGCGCGTCAGTGCGTCCTTGGGCGCATCGTGGCCGCGCAGCAGCAGGGCGGCCAGCGCGGGCGACAGCGTCAGCGAGTTGATGGCCGAGATCACCGTGGAGATGGCGATGGTGACGGCGAACTGCTTGTAGAACTGGCCGGTCAAGCCGCTGATGAAGGCCAGCGGCACGAATACCGCCACCAGCACCAGGGCGATGGCGATGATCGGGCCCGATACCTCGCGCATGGCGCGGTAGGTGGCCTCGCGCGGGGAAAGCCCGGCCTCGATGTTGCGCTCCACGTTCTCCACCACCACGATGGCGTCGTCCACCACGATGCCGATGGCCAGCACCAGGCCGAACAGGGAGAGCGCGTTGATCGAGAAGCCGAGGATGTGCAGCACGGCGAAGGTGCCCACCACCGACACCGGCACGGCCAACAACGGGATGATGGAAGCGCGCCAGGTCTGCAGGAACAGGATCACCACCAGCACCACCAGGGCGATGGCTTCGAGCAGGGTGTGGACCACGGATTCGATGGAGGCGCGCACGAACTGCGTCGGATCGTAGGCGATGCGGAACTCCACGCCCTCAGGCATGTTCTTGCCGAGTTCGGCCATGGTCTTGCGCACGTTCGAGGAGATGTCGAGTGCGTTCGAGCCGGGCGACTGGAACACGCCCATGCCCACGGCGGAGTCGTTGTTCAGCAGCGAGCGCAGCGAGTAGTCGGCCGCGCCCATTTCCAGGCGGCCGATGTCGCGCAGCCGGGTCACGGCGCCGTCTGGGCTGGTCTTGACGATGATGTCGCCGAACTCTTCCTCGCTCTGCAGGCGGCCCTGGGCGTTGATCGAAAGCTGCATGTCCACGCCAGCCAGGCCGGGCGAAGCACCGACCACACCCGCGGCGGCCTGGATGTTCTGGCCGCGGATCGCCGCCACCACGTCGCTGGCCGAGAGGCCCCGCTGCGCCACCTTCTGCGGATCGAGCCAGACGCGCATCGCGTAGTCGCCGCCGCCGAAGATCTGCACCTGGCCCACGCCCTGGATGCGTGCCAGGCTGTCCTTGACGTTGAGCACCGCGTAGTTGCGCAGGTAGGTCATGTCGTAGCGGTTGTTGGGCGACACCAGGTGCACCACCATGGTCAGGTCGGGCGAACTCTTGATGGTGGTGATGCCCAGGCGGCGCACTTCCTCGGGCAGGCGCGGCTCGGCCTGCGAGACACGGTTCTGCACCAGTTGCTGCGCCTTGTCGGGGTCGGTGCCGAGCTTGAAGGTCACGGTCAGCGTCATCACGCCGTCGGTCGTGGCCTGGCTGCCCATGTAGAGCATGCCTTCGACGCCGTTGATCTGTTCCTCCAGCGGCGTGGCCACCGTCTCGGCGATCACCTTGGGGTTGGCACCGGGATAGGTGGCGCGCACCACCACCTGCGGCGGCGCGACTTCGGGGTATTCCGAGATCGGCAGGGCGCGCAGCGCCAGCAGACCCGAGATCAGGATCAGCAGCGACAGCACACCCGCGAAGATCGGGCGGTCGATGAAGAATTTGGAGAGATTCATAGTGTTTCCTCAGGAGTCCATACGGCTGGTCGGCCCGAAAACCGGTGGCCGGAAATCCGTTCGGGCTGAGCCTGTCGAAGCCTCCTTCTTCGACCAGCGCGGGCTGGCCGGACAAGGCCCTTCGACAGGCTCAGGGCGAACGGGGGTTAACGGCTGATTCGGGGCAACGGAGCGACGTGGGTGCAGTGTGTTGCAAGCCCGATCAAGACTTCGCCACGGCGGTGGTCGCCGCCTGTGCCTTCAAGTCCATCGGCACTTCCTGCGGCGCGATCAACGCACCGGGCCGCACGCGCTGCAGGCCGTTGACCACCAGCTTCTCGCCCGCCTTCAGGCCCTTGTTGATGACGCGCAGCCCGCCCACCGAGGCGCCGAGCTGCACCTCGCGGTAGGCGACCGTGTTGTCCGCGCCCACCACCATCACGAACTTCTTGTCCTGGTCGGTGCCGATGGCGCGTTCGCTCACCAGCAGCGCGGGTTCGGCCTTGGCCTGGCCCATGCGCAGCCGCGCGAA of the Rhodoferax koreense genome contains:
- a CDS encoding sensor histidine kinase, which gives rise to MASSLRLRLALWLLLPLSVFVAICGYLSWRNAAAVADYVQDHDLLSSAKVLSDRLIWEGDNVQASVPPSALSLFTSPERDRVFLSVTDAAGDVLAGSPGFPLPRERRPQGTDRAQWFDTVFDGLPLRAVLTTRSMYDVAGAREITIAVGKTTGSRDHMLRSLWWPTMEYLLIALLLAVALTTLALTLELRPVVRLSRQLAGHDPLHLDLALDARGLHTELRPIADTVNRFAQQIKAHSEAQRRFIADAAHQLRTPLALQASQIEYARYTRQHRGDWATRRADMDAMWLDMQTSNRRLVDVTNKLLLLAQAEHSDAHTGLEAVDLAAVALRCVEQLAALADRRHIDLGLDIAADATPATVQAQPALLDALVANLLDNALRYTPEGGRVTLGVRRVRGAIELTVEDDGPGIPEAVRPRVFERFYRASHDTEGTGLGLAIVQQIARAFGATLTLGPNPHEAGRADGREGLLVTVRFADAAGHQS
- a CDS encoding response regulator transcription factor, whose translation is MKLLLIEDNPELAHWLASLLREQDFVVDHVEDGDAADRLLQQAGYDVVLLDLNLPQLSGKGVLRRLRERGDTVPVIILTASASLDQKVLCLEIGADDYLVKPFEARELVARIKALVRRQMPGKANDLACGDLRYDLRTRQFTLAGVQLPLPPRERTLLETLILKAGSTVSKQVLIDSVFGLDEEASADAVDIYLHRLRKKLEASQATIITLRGVGYLLRTREE
- a CDS encoding ABC transporter substrate-binding protein, which codes for MFASRRTLLAAALSTAFAVAAPLAQAADAPITIMVGGINKIIYLPAKLTEALGYFKDEGLNVELQSQPAGVDAENQLIAGAVQGVVGFYDHTIDLQSKGKEIEAIAVFCKVPGEVELVSTKASATFKSMANAKGMTLGVTGLGSSTEFLTRYLADRAGIASKDYSLLPVGAGNTFVAAMKQDRIQGGMTTEPTVSQMLKTGDAKVLVDLRTESGTQAAIGGLYPAASLYVQNEWANAHKEQAAKLAHAFARTMAYIQTHSAEQITELVPRDYYGSDKALYVEALKASLPMFTADGKMPAGGPETVLKVLAAYKPQVKSKNIDLSKTYTNAFLTAKP
- a CDS encoding ABC transporter ATP-binding protein gives rise to the protein MKNDLPAGAGEAADALATPAIEFQDVSLRFISQDGQATVALRNFSMAVARGEFVAIVGPTGCGKSTTLNMITGLLKPTVGTVKVMGKPVTGIDPRIGFVFQADAVFPWRNVEDNVAAGPLFRGKPKKEAMAMAQDWIDRVGLGKFGKHYPHQLSGGMRKRVGLAQTFINQPEILLMDEPFSALDMQTRTIMQDELLQLWGGTGGSVVFITHDLEEAIALADRVFVLSARPGTLKRVYEIDMPRPRVMSEVRYEPRFVELSKHIWDDLKN
- a CDS encoding ABC transporter permease; amino-acid sequence: MTATTTIPLNAALPASLSDEALARESEIAQAAIRRRRHMIIALRLVVLVVVLGGWELAARYKVIDPFFYSMPSMIWAQIVEWVQDGTSQGPLWQQVLVTLEETVLGFLIGSIAGVICGILLGRNKLLSDVFSLYIQIANSIPRVVLGSVFVIALGLGMASKVALAVVMVFFVVFGNAFQGVREADKYMIANAQILGASPRQLTTAVVIPSAMSWILASLHVSFGFALVGAVVGEFLGAKEGIGLLIATAQGAFNASGVFAAMIVLAVVALAADYLLSRVEKRLLKWRPAAF
- a CDS encoding GNAT family N-acetyltransferase gives rise to the protein MSNPSPHPTVRRLTMVTEPQLQSLAELLIDAVEGGASVSFMRPLSMAKAVAFWRGVAEDAANGARALLVAEDACGAIVGTVHLVLAQPENQPHRADLSKMLVHRRARRHGLGERLMKAAESLALECGKTLLVLDTASDDAERLYQRSGWQRCGTIPGYALWPEGGLCDTVLYYRVLV
- a CDS encoding efflux transporter outer membrane subunit, with amino-acid sequence MHLFSKIYRPALAPLLAALVLAGCATAPAVDPVAIAAAPAAFKENPATNPAQWVQSAPAEARDRGTWWRVFNDPTLDALIERASQQNTSIAEAASRLRQAQALVKNSEADRSVQLGLGAGAQRQAGANTTNGSTPAKLFTAEAQLSYEVDLFGRLAKATDAASLDAQASAALLQSTRLLVQANVAQTYLALRATDAERALVRETVAAYRDTLNLTQRRFNAGDVAEFDVARVTTEVASTESDALALDRQRATLEHALAVLVGDSASQFSLDNLDNAEWRATLPTIPAGVPATVLTRRPDVAAAQSSLLAAQARVGVAQAAWFPSVSLTAAGGFASPDIGDVFKWSARAWGIGALLSLPILDGGRREAGVQSASAQLDGATAAYRGQVLTAFQEVEDQLASLRLLAQQTQAQDQAVESATRATRLSDARYRNGYISQLDLLDARRSELRNRRQALGVRSAQYQSTVVLIRALGGGWDAGMKTGAETGTGAVAVAQTNTR
- a CDS encoding efflux RND transporter permease subunit, with protein sequence MNLSKFFIDRPIFAGVLSLLILISGLLALRALPISEYPEVAPPQVVVRATYPGANPKVIAETVATPLEEQINGVEGMLYMGSQATTDGVMTLTVTFKLGTDPDKAQQLVQNRVSQAEPRLPEEVRRLGITTIKSSPDLTMVVHLVSPNNRYDMTYLRNYAVLNVKDSLARIQGVGQVQIFGGGDYAMRVWLDPQKVAQRGLSASDVVAAIRGQNIQAAAGVVGASPGLAGVDMQLSINAQGRLQSEEEFGDIIVKTSPDGAVTRLRDIGRLEMGAADYSLRSLLNNDSAVGMGVFQSPGSNALDISSNVRKTMAELGKNMPEGVEFRIAYDPTQFVRASIESVVHTLLEAIALVVLVVILFLQTWRASIIPLLAVPVSVVGTFAVLHILGFSINALSLFGLVLAIGIVVDDAIVVVENVERNIEAGLSPREATYRAMREVSGPIIAIALVLVAVFVPLAFISGLTGQFYKQFAVTIAISTVISAINSLTLSPALAALLLRGHDAPKDALTRFMDKTLGWLFRGFNKLFSRGSEAYSGGVKRVIGRKALMMVIYLALIGVTFGLFKAVPSGFVPAQDKQYLIGFAQLPDGATLDRTEDVIKRMGDIVKKNPNVEDAIAFPGLSINGFTNSSNSGIVFATLKPFAERKRADQSGGAVAGQLNQAFGSIQDAFIVMFPPPPVAGLGTTGGFKLQLEDRGGLGYDEMDKAVKAFMAKAYQTPELAGMFTSWQVNVPQLYADIDRTKARQLGVPVTDIFDTMQIYLGSLYANDFNKFGRTYSVRVQADAPYRARAEDVGLLKVRSSSGEMVPLSALMKVNASFGPERAMRYNGYLAADINGGPAPGFSSGQAQDAINRIAAETLPKGMSYEWTELTYQEILAGNSAFLVFPLAILLVFLVLAAQYESLTLPLAIILIVPMGILAAMTGVWLHGGDNNVFTQIGLIVLVGLSAKNAILIVEFARELEFAGRTPIQAAIEASRLRLRPILMTSLAFIMGVLPLVLSTGAGAEMRSAMGVAVFAGMIGVTAFGLFLTPVFYVLMRRLAGNRALKLHGTEPHTEEAFVSAHPVVHGGGGGSTHPLPAAPLKALE